The Nocardia arthritidis genome has a window encoding:
- a CDS encoding nucleotidyltransferase domain-containing protein, with the protein MTDAIFLADLVTRLAALPRVRAVTLGGSRADGTHTPDSDWDFAIYYRGEFDPAELRAIGWPGEVSELGGWGGGVFNGGAWLTVDGRQVDVHYRDLEVVEHELAEAEAGRFHWEPLMFHLAGIPSYLVVAELSVNRVLSGELPRPGYPAALRASAPVFWRERAVATLRYARGAFASKGQLAEVAGAIATAAMQTAHAILAARGEWVTNEKRLLRRAGLRRVDAVLADLRPESLPQAIVRAEALFDKVFREQTAAARA; encoded by the coding sequence ATGACCGATGCCATATTTCTCGCCGACCTCGTCACTCGTTTGGCGGCCCTGCCGCGGGTGCGGGCGGTGACGCTCGGCGGCTCACGTGCCGATGGCACCCACACCCCGGACAGCGATTGGGATTTCGCGATTTACTATCGGGGCGAGTTCGACCCGGCCGAGCTGCGTGCGATCGGCTGGCCGGGTGAGGTTTCGGAGCTCGGCGGTTGGGGTGGCGGTGTTTTCAACGGCGGTGCCTGGTTGACCGTCGACGGGCGGCAGGTCGATGTGCACTATCGCGATCTCGAAGTGGTGGAGCACGAACTCGCCGAGGCCGAGGCGGGGCGATTCCATTGGGAGCCACTGATGTTCCATCTGGCGGGCATCCCGAGTTACCTCGTGGTCGCGGAGCTCAGCGTCAACCGGGTGCTGTCCGGTGAATTGCCACGCCCGGGCTATCCGGCGGCGCTGCGGGCGTCGGCGCCGGTGTTCTGGCGTGAGCGTGCGGTAGCGACTTTGCGTTACGCGCGAGGCGCTTTCGCGTCGAAGGGGCAGCTCGCCGAGGTAGCGGGTGCGATAGCCACGGCGGCGATGCAGACCGCCCATGCGATCCTCGCGGCGCGCGGGGAATGGGTGACGAACGAGAAGCGGCTGCTGCGGCGGGCCGGGCTGCGCCGCGTCGACGCGGTGCTCGCCGATCTCCGGCCGGAGTCGTTGCCGCAGGCGATCGTTCGCGCGGAAGCATTGTTCGACAAGGTATTTCGCGAGCAGACCGCGGCAGCGCGGGCATAG
- a CDS encoding S1 family peptidase, producing MPKNAIIATAIGIVAAGATIFGAGTALADPGSAVLGGGSGIVLGGHARCSLTTIGHDGAGRLVGLTAGHCAAVGDSVTAEHDRGAGVVGNVVASDRGNGLDYAVIEFDAAKVTPVRSLAGTTIAGFGPAPGPGATVCSNGRSSGFDCGVVWGPMNNRIVNQSCSIPGDSGGPVTMGDRLVGMNQGHLTPGGIDIPCVAAAFPLHTPAYFQPIDRIMQAVDGAGGVGAGLQPV from the coding sequence GTGCCCAAGAACGCCATCATCGCCACGGCGATCGGGATCGTCGCGGCAGGCGCCACGATCTTCGGCGCCGGTACCGCCCTGGCCGATCCGGGCTCCGCCGTGCTGGGCGGCGGCTCCGGCATCGTGCTCGGCGGCCACGCCCGCTGCTCGCTGACCACGATCGGCCACGACGGCGCGGGCCGCCTGGTCGGCCTTACCGCGGGACACTGCGCCGCGGTCGGCGACTCGGTGACCGCCGAGCACGACCGAGGTGCCGGCGTCGTCGGCAATGTCGTCGCCTCCGATCGCGGCAACGGCCTCGACTACGCGGTAATCGAATTCGACGCGGCCAAGGTGACCCCGGTGCGCAGCCTCGCGGGCACCACCATCGCCGGATTCGGTCCGGCGCCCGGCCCCGGGGCGACTGTGTGCAGCAACGGCCGGTCGAGCGGATTCGACTGCGGCGTGGTGTGGGGACCGATGAACAACCGGATCGTCAATCAATCTTGTTCCATCCCAGGCGATTCCGGCGGACCGGTGACGATGGGTGATCGGCTCGTCGGCATGAACCAGGGCCACCTCACACCCGGCGGCATCGACATCCCCTGCGTCGCCGCGGCATTCCCGCTGCACACACCCGCCTACTTCCAGCCCATCGACCGCATCATGCAGGCCGTGGACGGCGCGGGCGGCGTCGGCGCGGGGCTGCAACCCGTCTGA
- a CDS encoding SAM-dependent methyltransferase, giving the protein MRTEGDTWDIVSSVGVTALGVAAARALETAQPDALVRDEYAARFVAASGHAEMNRWLNDPAALDDMPMPPVVMGYRSKFFDDHFAAAAAAGVRQAVILAAGLDARAYRLDWPAGTVVFELDQPKVLEFKREVLADIDVRPAADRREVAVDLRDDWPAALLDAGFDPSAPSAWSAEGLLPYLPGAAQDALFERIQRLSAPGSRVATDMITDATGLDRLADQEAEVMRRSPMAGINVTELFYTDERTDPDIWFAANGWTTESLSIPQLAERYERALPELPEALAPLVDLTRYVTAVKPGKP; this is encoded by the coding sequence GTGCGCACTGAAGGGGATACCTGGGACATTGTCAGCAGCGTCGGCGTCACCGCCCTCGGCGTCGCCGCCGCGCGGGCGTTGGAGACCGCCCAGCCGGACGCGCTGGTCCGCGACGAATACGCCGCGCGGTTCGTCGCGGCGTCCGGGCACGCGGAAATGAACCGCTGGCTGAATGACCCTGCGGCGCTGGACGATATGCCGATGCCCCCGGTCGTGATGGGCTATCGGAGCAAATTCTTCGACGACCATTTCGCCGCGGCGGCCGCGGCCGGGGTGCGGCAGGCGGTGATCCTCGCCGCCGGATTGGACGCGCGCGCCTATCGCCTGGATTGGCCCGCGGGCACGGTCGTCTTCGAACTCGATCAGCCGAAGGTGCTGGAGTTCAAGCGGGAGGTACTCGCGGATATCGACGTGCGTCCGGCGGCGGATCGGCGCGAGGTCGCCGTGGATCTGCGCGACGACTGGCCCGCCGCCCTGCTCGACGCCGGTTTCGATCCGTCGGCGCCGTCGGCGTGGTCCGCCGAGGGTTTGCTGCCGTACCTGCCGGGCGCCGCGCAGGACGCGCTGTTCGAACGGATCCAACGGCTTTCCGCGCCGGGCAGCCGCGTGGCGACGGATATGATCACCGACGCGACGGGCCTGGACCGGCTGGCCGATCAGGAGGCCGAGGTGATGCGCCGGTCGCCGATGGCGGGCATCAATGTCACCGAGCTGTTCTACACCGACGAGCGCACCGATCCCGATATCTGGTTCGCCGCCAATGGCTGGACTACCGAATCACTTTCGATTCCGCAGTTGGCCGAGCGGTACGAGCGCGCGCTGCCGGAACTGCCCGAAGCGCTCGCTCCGCTGGTCGACCTCACCAGGTATGTGACGGCGGTGAAGCCCGGAAAGCCGTAA
- a CDS encoding MerR family transcriptional regulator, translating to MRVSEMSIGEVRHRFGLPASTLHYWERRGLLTPTRRAGIRYYDEDQVCRIALIATCREIGMLGVDEVAAVLHGTDAETDWRAVVRARMSEIDAQIAALRDARGYLEHLTTCRRDRDVHTCPAFRADVENRWPIRASA from the coding sequence GTGCGAGTTAGCGAAATGTCGATCGGGGAGGTCAGGCACCGGTTCGGGCTCCCCGCCTCGACGCTGCACTACTGGGAGCGGCGCGGGTTGCTCACGCCGACGCGGCGGGCCGGAATCCGGTACTACGACGAGGATCAGGTGTGCCGGATCGCCCTGATCGCCACCTGTCGCGAGATCGGCATGCTCGGCGTCGACGAGGTGGCGGCGGTGCTGCACGGGACCGATGCCGAGACGGACTGGCGGGCCGTCGTGCGGGCCAGGATGTCCGAAATCGATGCGCAGATCGCCGCGCTGCGCGATGCCCGCGGCTATCTGGAACATCTCACCACCTGTCGACGCGACCGGGACGTACACACCTGCCCGGCCTTCCGGGCCGATGTCGAAAACCGCTGGCCGATAAGGGCGTCCGCCTGA
- a CDS encoding MFS transporter yields MTVATRTGGDIDSGVRLRLSLLAAATFIYVTYELYPVGLITAIAGDLHVSDGSIGLLVSGYAVVAAIVTIPSVALARRITRKWALLASLVALIAAELVTALATNYPMMVASRVLAALTHGVLWSLVAPAAAALVPARRVGMATAVVFAGATLASVLGSPVSTLLGHAIGWQATAVALAAVTAAVAAGLLFTLPNTDARQIDSDSGHDAPPRWNQVTAICLLALLLVFAHFVSYTYLALIVNRVLDGSVAVAAYLGLFGVAGAIATYFAGRHNDRNPQRSTVIAAGVFVVGATLLTVTDLELPTAAAVAALTAAVALWGAAYAAVGPIFQSGIIRAAGREQDRASAVYVTCYQIGIATGSACGAVVLGISVGWLPVTTLAGTVLAFLGIVRWRHAYA; encoded by the coding sequence GTGACCGTCGCGACCCGCACCGGCGGCGATATCGACAGCGGCGTCCGGCTACGCCTGAGCCTGCTGGCGGCCGCCACCTTCATCTACGTCACCTACGAGCTGTATCCGGTCGGGCTGATCACCGCGATCGCCGGCGATCTGCACGTCTCCGACGGCAGTATCGGGCTGTTGGTGAGCGGTTACGCGGTGGTCGCCGCCATCGTCACGATTCCGTCGGTCGCCTTGGCGCGCAGGATAACTCGGAAGTGGGCGCTGCTGGCATCGCTGGTCGCGCTGATCGCCGCGGAGCTGGTGACGGCGCTGGCGACCAACTATCCGATGATGGTGGCCAGCCGGGTGCTGGCCGCCCTGACGCACGGGGTGCTGTGGTCGCTGGTCGCTCCCGCGGCGGCGGCGCTGGTGCCCGCGCGGCGGGTCGGGATGGCCACCGCCGTCGTATTCGCGGGCGCCACACTGGCTTCCGTGCTCGGCAGCCCGGTGAGCACCCTGCTCGGCCATGCGATCGGCTGGCAGGCCACCGCGGTGGCGCTGGCCGCCGTGACGGCGGCGGTGGCGGCCGGGTTGCTGTTCACCCTGCCGAATACCGATGCCAGACAAATAGATTCGGATTCTGGGCATGATGCGCCGCCGCGCTGGAACCAGGTCACGGCGATCTGCCTGCTGGCCCTGCTGCTGGTCTTCGCGCATTTCGTCTCGTACACCTATCTCGCGCTGATCGTGAACCGGGTGCTCGACGGAAGTGTCGCGGTCGCGGCCTATCTCGGCCTGTTCGGCGTCGCGGGCGCGATCGCCACCTACTTCGCCGGGCGGCACAACGACCGGAATCCGCAGCGCTCCACCGTGATCGCGGCCGGGGTCTTCGTCGTGGGCGCGACCCTGCTCACCGTCACCGATCTCGAGCTGCCCACCGCGGCGGCGGTGGCGGCGCTCACCGCCGCTGTCGCGCTGTGGGGCGCCGCGTACGCCGCGGTAGGGCCGATCTTCCAGTCGGGGATCATCCGGGCGGCGGGCCGCGAACAGGATCGCGCGTCCGCCGTATACGTCACCTGCTACCAGATCGGTATCGCCACCGGATCCGCCTGCGGCGCAGTCGTTCTCGGTATTTCGGTCGGCTGGCTGCCGGTGACGACGCTGGCCGGAACGGTGCTCGCCTTCCTCGGCATCGTGCGCTGGCGGCACGCGTACGCGTGA
- a CDS encoding RBBP9/YdeN family alpha/beta hydrolase, protein MDIYIVHGYNAGVTEHWFPWLAKQLRDQGHQVEVVELPTPSEPKRDEWEAVLAETIGAVDENTLIVAHSLGTITALRHLASLESGWTLGGLVSVSGFTGGLEVLPELEDYMAEGIDVRPLVPQINARTMIHSDNDSIVPPSASITLGKELAAELIEIPGGGHFLGDEGFTELPEVLAAVERIAR, encoded by the coding sequence GTGGACATCTACATCGTGCACGGCTACAACGCAGGCGTTACCGAGCACTGGTTCCCCTGGCTGGCGAAGCAGCTGCGGGATCAGGGACATCAGGTGGAGGTCGTCGAGTTGCCAACCCCCAGCGAGCCCAAGCGCGACGAATGGGAGGCGGTGCTGGCCGAGACGATCGGCGCGGTCGACGAGAACACCCTGATCGTCGCGCACAGCCTCGGCACCATCACCGCACTGCGCCACCTCGCGAGTCTCGAATCCGGTTGGACGCTGGGCGGACTCGTCTCCGTCTCCGGCTTCACCGGCGGACTGGAGGTGCTGCCGGAACTGGAGGATTACATGGCCGAGGGCATCGATGTCCGGCCGCTGGTGCCACAGATCAACGCGCGCACCATGATCCACTCCGACAACGACTCCATCGTCCCGCCGTCGGCATCCATCACTCTCGGCAAGGAACTGGCGGCCGAACTCATCGAGATCCCCGGCGGCGGGCACTTCCTCGGCGACGAGGGGTTCACCGAACTGCCGGAAGTCCTTGCGGCAGTGGAACGCATCGCCCGGTGA